A window of Candidatus Izemoplasma sp. contains these coding sequences:
- a CDS encoding alpha-glucosidase, which produces MEKQWWHNKVVYQIYPKSFNDTTGNGIGDLDGIIEKLEYLCFLGVDILWLSPVYKSPMKDNGYDISHYQKIDPVFGSLEDMKRLIKEAKKHDIDIIMDLVINHTSDQHPWFLDAKKAKNSQYRDYYIWRDHPTDMDSVFGGSAWTYDETTDQHYFHLFTEEQPDLNWDNKAMRKDIYKMINWWLEKGIKGFRLDVIELIGKEVDKGITSNGPKLHSRLQKLTKKTFEQYNAFTVGETWSASIDDALLYTDPKRHELSTIFQFEHITLNWDKAFNKFKTTPLDRKALKEVLYKWQTSLPDNAWNSLFFNNHDLGRVNSRWGNDGIYNDKCTKAFVTVLHLMKGIPFIYQGEEIGMTNVKYQHIDDYNDIEIHNRYHEYVVERQVMSQHDFMSQVYLNGRDNARTPMQWNKSNNGGFSTGTPWLRPNSNYLFINVDDNLKNKDSVFYHYQHLINLRHGKSYGNTIVYGAFIPRDTTYDNLFLFERHYEDKRLLVAVNLGESSVSFKWDKNVDDILINTGKIDYFKSVTLNAYDSLVFSY; this is translated from the coding sequence ATGGAAAAGCAATGGTGGCACAATAAAGTAGTATATCAAATATACCCTAAGAGTTTTAACGATACAACTGGAAATGGCATTGGTGATCTTGATGGAATTATTGAGAAACTAGAATATTTATGTTTTTTAGGAGTTGATATCCTATGGTTATCACCGGTTTACAAATCACCAATGAAGGACAATGGCTATGATATTTCACATTATCAAAAGATTGATCCTGTCTTTGGATCACTAGAAGATATGAAACGATTGATTAAAGAAGCCAAAAAGCATGATATTGATATTATTATGGATTTAGTGATTAATCATACTTCTGATCAACACCCATGGTTTTTAGATGCCAAAAAGGCTAAAAATAGTCAGTACCGAGATTATTATATTTGGCGAGATCACCCTACAGACATGGACAGTGTATTTGGCGGTAGTGCTTGGACATATGATGAAACAACTGATCAACATTATTTCCACTTATTCACAGAAGAGCAACCTGATTTAAATTGGGACAATAAAGCCATGCGTAAAGATATTTATAAGATGATTAATTGGTGGCTAGAAAAAGGAATTAAAGGCTTTCGCTTAGATGTGATTGAACTCATAGGTAAAGAGGTTGATAAAGGGATTACCAGCAATGGTCCTAAGCTCCATTCACGATTACAAAAATTAACTAAAAAAACCTTTGAACAGTACAATGCATTTACAGTTGGTGAAACATGGAGTGCATCGATTGACGATGCCTTATTATATACTGACCCGAAACGGCATGAACTATCAACCATATTTCAGTTTGAACATATTACATTGAATTGGGATAAGGCGTTTAACAAGTTCAAGACAACCCCACTTGATCGTAAAGCCTTAAAAGAGGTGCTTTATAAATGGCAAACATCCTTACCTGATAACGCTTGGAATAGTTTATTTTTTAATAATCACGACTTGGGTCGTGTAAACTCACGATGGGGCAATGATGGTATTTATAACGATAAATGCACTAAAGCGTTCGTAACAGTATTACATTTGATGAAAGGTATCCCATTCATCTATCAAGGAGAAGAAATTGGTATGACGAATGTTAAATACCAACATATAGATGACTATAATGATATTGAGATTCATAATCGTTATCATGAGTATGTCGTAGAACGCCAAGTCATGTCACAACATGATTTTATGTCTCAAGTATACTTAAACGGTCGTGATAACGCAAGAACACCAATGCAATGGAATAAATCAAATAACGGTGGTTTCTCTACTGGGACACCTTGGTTACGTCCTAACAGTAATTACTTGTTTATTAATGTAGATGATAATCTTAAAAATAAAGATAGTGTTTTTTACCATTATCAACACTTAATCAATTTACGTCATGGCAAATCTTACGGTAACACCATAGTGTATGGCGCCTTCATTCCACGTGACACCACCTATGATAACCTCTTCTTATTTGAACGTCACTATGAAGATAAACGCTTGTTAGTGGCTGTCAATTTAGGAGAATCATCTGTATCTTTTAAGTGGGATAAAAACGTTGATGATATTTTAATTAATACAGGCAAAATTGATTACTTTAAATCCGTTACATTAAATGCTTATGATTCACTCGTATTTAGTTACTAA
- a CDS encoding calcium-translocating P-type ATPase, PMCA-type: MRAYTKKANEILKTLDVNPEQGLSDAQVIHNKEQYGENSLIEEQSESLLHMIIGELTNFLNLLLIAAAIVSIIAGGHLTDGLFIIAIVILNTGLSVFQERKANNAVEALKNMSAPKAKVLRNGQVQEVASTELTVGDIIMVEAGDYMPADIRFIETTNLKVDESALTGESVPVNKDSEFVGNDDAGIGDRENMGYMSTIVTYGRATGIITSIGMETEIGKIATLLNEVKDEMTPLQKKIDRLGKLLGTVSIIVVVIIFLLGIIYNAIGFSEFEILDLFMVSVSLAVAAIPEGLPTVITVVLSLGMRKMAKKNAIVKELNAVETLGSTTVISSDKTGTLTQNKMVVTRVFDNENMYEVTGNGYEFEGEINGESEALDKLIEIGGLCNDAKIEEDNLIGDPTELALVTLLGKSGHKPKDLRQQHKRLDEYPFDSDRKRMSTLHQVDDKQMLYTKGAPDELLDVCTHYYHKGDIKPIDDKFKEVVKLANQGMARNALRVLGFAYKEVETYDDLKDEENNLIFVGLVGIIDPPREEVKDAIAVCHKAGIRVVMITGDHKITASAIGIELGIIEDENHAIDGTEINNLSDEALVEKVKDTNVFARVSPHHKVRIVKALQEAGEISSMTGDGVNDAPALKQANIGVAMGITGTDVSKEASDMVLMDDNFTTIVDAVKEGRIIYTNIRKFVGYLVSCNVGEVLLILVAMLLGWGSPLMPIQILWINLVTDSFPAFALGLEKEEPGVMERDPIDPNASIVDKIMGVAIGFQAVFLTIAVLISYYIGHNIIGGSDYMGQTFAFITIITGELFRAYSARSESVSIFRMNPFDNKYVNYSALFGFGLLLIVIFIPGINDLFNTDVGLSWQQFLTAFSLGFLPLFGGEIAKVFKTS; this comes from the coding sequence ATGAGAGCATATACAAAAAAAGCAAATGAGATTTTAAAAACACTTGATGTGAACCCAGAACAAGGGTTGTCTGATGCACAAGTTATACACAATAAAGAGCAGTATGGAGAAAATTCACTAATCGAAGAACAATCAGAAAGTTTACTTCATATGATTATTGGAGAGTTGACGAACTTTTTAAATTTACTCTTAATTGCCGCGGCGATTGTTAGTATTATAGCAGGGGGTCATTTAACCGATGGACTCTTTATAATCGCCATTGTTATTTTAAATACAGGATTAAGTGTTTTTCAAGAAAGAAAAGCGAATAACGCTGTTGAAGCACTCAAAAATATGAGTGCCCCAAAAGCAAAAGTATTACGAAATGGCCAAGTACAAGAAGTCGCCTCTACTGAGTTAACAGTAGGCGATATCATCATGGTTGAAGCAGGAGATTATATGCCCGCCGATATAAGATTTATTGAAACAACAAACTTAAAAGTGGATGAGAGTGCCTTAACAGGCGAAAGTGTTCCTGTTAATAAAGATAGCGAGTTTGTTGGTAATGATGATGCTGGTATTGGCGATCGTGAAAATATGGGATATATGAGTACAATTGTTACCTATGGTCGCGCAACCGGTATTATTACATCAATTGGAATGGAAACTGAAATTGGTAAAATAGCTACCCTGTTAAATGAAGTAAAGGATGAAATGACGCCTTTACAGAAGAAAATTGACCGTCTTGGAAAACTACTTGGGACTGTTTCAATCATTGTGGTTGTGATTATTTTCTTACTCGGAATCATTTATAACGCGATTGGCTTTAGCGAGTTTGAAATTTTAGATCTCTTCATGGTAAGTGTCAGCTTAGCTGTTGCTGCTATACCAGAAGGGCTCCCAACAGTCATAACGGTTGTATTAAGTTTAGGTATGCGTAAGATGGCGAAAAAGAATGCCATTGTAAAAGAACTTAATGCTGTAGAAACACTTGGGAGTACCACAGTTATTTCGAGTGATAAAACGGGTACACTTACGCAAAATAAAATGGTCGTTACACGTGTATTTGATAATGAAAATATGTATGAAGTAACAGGAAATGGATATGAATTTGAAGGAGAGATCAACGGCGAGAGTGAAGCCTTAGATAAACTCATTGAAATTGGTGGATTATGTAACGATGCCAAAATTGAAGAAGATAACTTAATAGGGGATCCCACGGAGTTGGCATTAGTTACCTTGTTAGGAAAAAGCGGACACAAACCAAAAGATTTAAGACAACAACACAAACGGTTAGATGAGTATCCATTTGATAGTGATCGTAAACGCATGTCGACATTACATCAAGTTGATGATAAACAAATGTTATATACCAAAGGTGCCCCAGATGAGTTGCTAGATGTATGTACACACTATTATCATAAAGGTGACATAAAGCCAATCGATGATAAATTTAAAGAGGTCGTTAAACTTGCAAATCAAGGGATGGCACGTAATGCTTTACGCGTTCTTGGATTTGCCTACAAAGAAGTAGAGACTTATGATGATCTAAAAGATGAAGAGAACAATCTTATTTTTGTTGGATTAGTCGGGATCATTGATCCACCTCGTGAAGAAGTGAAAGATGCGATAGCTGTTTGTCACAAAGCCGGTATTCGTGTCGTTATGATCACAGGTGATCATAAAATTACGGCTAGTGCAATTGGGATTGAACTTGGTATCATAGAAGATGAAAATCATGCTATAGATGGTACAGAAATTAATAATTTAAGTGATGAAGCACTAGTTGAAAAAGTAAAAGACACGAATGTCTTTGCACGTGTATCACCACATCATAAAGTACGGATTGTAAAAGCACTACAAGAAGCAGGTGAAATTTCAAGTATGACAGGTGATGGTGTTAATGATGCACCAGCTTTGAAACAAGCCAATATCGGTGTTGCCATGGGAATTACTGGAACGGATGTATCTAAAGAAGCATCAGATATGGTTCTTATGGATGATAATTTTACAACCATTGTTGATGCTGTCAAAGAAGGACGCATCATTTATACCAATATACGTAAATTTGTTGGGTACTTAGTCAGTTGTAATGTGGGAGAAGTTTTACTGATCTTAGTCGCAATGTTACTTGGGTGGGGAAGCCCATTAATGCCGATTCAAATTTTATGGATTAATTTAGTTACTGACTCATTTCCAGCCTTTGCCTTAGGGTTAGAAAAAGAAGAGCCTGGTGTTATGGAGCGTGATCCTATTGATCCGAATGCATCTATCGTTGATAAGATTATGGGTGTAGCGATTGGATTCCAAGCTGTTTTCTTAACGATTGCCGTATTAATCTCATATTATATTGGGCATAATATTATTGGTGGATCTGATTACATGGGTCAAACCTTTGCCTTTATCACAATTATTACAGGAGAACTATTCCGTGCTTATTCAGCACGAAGCGAAAGCGTATCAATTTTCCGTATGAACCCATTTGATAATAAATATGTTAACTATTCAGCCCTATTTGGATTTGGGTTATTGTTAATAGTTATTTTTATCCCTGGTATCAATGACTTATTCAATACAGATGTTGGATTATCGTGGCAACAATTCTTAACAGCCTTTAGTTTAGGATTCTTACCACTATTTGGTGGCGAAATTGCGAAGGTATTTAAAACTTCATAG
- a CDS encoding HAD family hydrolase produces the protein MKTTIFFDLDGTLLPMDFNQFMKKYFAGLAKHFYDLMDPTTLQKAVMGGTEAMVKDHSERTNEDVFMTYFRQFIDGDIGPYQERFNTFYVSEQFKAVKEATTQSAVMQEAINILKDKGYEIVIATNPLFPMQANLERIEWAGLNKDDFTLITSLEGNTKCKPSPLFYQELLDTLSLEASDVLMVGNDYVEDLAASECGIETYIVKGCTLNDDIKQYQADFDTSDKDFLTYVKALPKITQ, from the coding sequence ATGAAAACAACAATATTTTTCGATTTAGATGGTACACTATTGCCAATGGATTTTAATCAGTTCATGAAAAAGTATTTTGCTGGATTAGCAAAACACTTTTATGATTTAATGGACCCAACAACACTTCAGAAAGCCGTTATGGGTGGAACTGAGGCAATGGTAAAAGATCACTCTGAAAGAACAAATGAAGACGTTTTTATGACTTATTTTAGGCAGTTTATTGATGGTGACATAGGGCCATATCAAGAGCGATTTAATACCTTTTATGTGTCTGAACAGTTTAAAGCGGTGAAAGAAGCAACAACACAAAGTGCTGTTATGCAAGAGGCAATAAATATATTAAAAGATAAAGGGTATGAGATTGTTATAGCGACGAATCCCTTATTTCCTATGCAAGCAAATTTAGAGCGAATTGAATGGGCCGGGTTGAACAAAGATGATTTTACATTAATTACCTCATTAGAAGGCAATACTAAATGCAAACCTAGTCCACTTTTTTACCAAGAACTATTAGATACTTTATCACTTGAAGCAAGTGATGTACTTATGGTTGGTAATGATTATGTAGAAGACTTAGCCGCTAGTGAGTGTGGGATTGAGACCTATATTGTAAAAGGATGCACATTAAATGATGATATTAAACAATATCAGGCAGACTTTGACACATCGGATAAAGACTTTTTAACCTATGTCAAAGCTTTACCGAAGATTACACAATAA
- a CDS encoding endonuclease/exonuclease/phosphatase family protein, with amino-acid sequence MVVVYGIGILLLLISIIPLYLYLIEYKPESEEDARKYRNNRKKDVENTLSITTLNVGFCGRDRTQEFYTDGGHTAGARTREERFDNLISITSILKDIDSDIFCLQEIDSHGTRTSDINQIEHMASELNSHNIFFAYNYVAKWVQLPLMHPMGNVNSGLALLSKYKIDDSKRIQLQTEVKLTRRLLHPKEAMLVNRIKGLSHDLIIINVHLMPYTQNDHLRRQQLQSILDYADEIYDSLKNYVIIAGDFYYDLNSDTDSDGNDFNTAIIPEGFSLHYDETRPSKRSMTQPYIRGVSEEFTTDGFIVSKNLYNVTIKTHDYEFKHSNHQPVTLYCKVKK; translated from the coding sequence ATGGTAGTTGTTTATGGAATTGGTATTTTACTTTTGCTAATCAGTATTATTCCATTATATTTGTATTTAATAGAATACAAACCTGAATCTGAAGAAGACGCAAGAAAGTATAGAAACAATCGTAAAAAGGATGTTGAAAATACGTTATCAATCACAACATTGAATGTTGGTTTTTGCGGACGTGACCGCACACAAGAATTTTATACTGATGGTGGACATACTGCTGGTGCAAGGACGCGAGAAGAGCGCTTTGACAATCTCATATCAATCACCTCAATCTTAAAAGATATCGATTCAGATATTTTCTGTTTACAAGAAATAGATAGCCACGGCACACGAACATCTGACATTAATCAAATTGAACATATGGCGTCAGAGTTGAATTCGCATAATATCTTCTTTGCTTATAATTATGTCGCTAAGTGGGTACAACTACCATTGATGCATCCGATGGGAAATGTTAATAGTGGGTTGGCATTATTGAGTAAATATAAAATCGATGATTCTAAACGTATTCAATTACAAACCGAAGTAAAGTTAACAAGGCGCTTATTACATCCTAAAGAGGCGATGTTAGTTAATCGTATTAAAGGACTATCTCATGACCTTATCATTATTAATGTCCATTTAATGCCTTACACACAAAATGATCATTTAAGACGACAACAATTACAATCCATTTTGGACTATGCAGATGAGATATATGATTCACTTAAAAACTACGTTATTATTGCTGGGGATTTCTATTATGATCTCAATTCTGATACAGATTCAGATGGTAATGACTTCAATACAGCAATTATTCCTGAGGGATTCTCACTTCATTATGATGAGACAAGACCCTCTAAAAGAAGTATGACACAACCATATATTAGAGGAGTAAGTGAAGAATTTACTACAGATGGGTTTATCGTCTCAAAAAATCTTTACAATGTGACTATAAAAACACATGATTATGAATTTAAACATTCCAATCATCAACCAGTAACCTTATACTGCAAAGTCAAAAAATAA
- a CDS encoding nucleoside triphosphate pyrophosphohydrolase: MIYNKLVRDKIPQIIRKDHRECESEILSLDAYKEALKDKLIEETQELKEATNHDEMIEELADIYEVLETILMQEAIDKRMVDKKRIQKNIDKGAFEDRILLKEVK, from the coding sequence ATGATCTATAACAAACTTGTTCGTGATAAAATACCACAGATTATTCGTAAAGATCATCGTGAATGTGAATCTGAAATCTTATCACTTGATGCTTATAAAGAAGCTTTAAAAGATAAACTGATTGAAGAAACTCAAGAGCTAAAAGAAGCAACTAATCATGATGAAATGATTGAAGAACTCGCCGATATTTATGAGGTGCTTGAAACAATCCTTATGCAAGAAGCCATCGATAAACGAATGGTAGATAAAAAGCGCATTCAAAAAAACATTGATAAAGGTGCTTTCGAAGATAGAATATTATTAAAAGAAGTAAAATAG
- a CDS encoding DUF4349 domain-containing protein, whose protein sequence is MKKTSEDITNAYSTFEARKEALETQHDRLVALMAQATDLDDILTLEAQLVDIEAELNDIGQTLATYDSLVDYSTINLSIDYIYNLASLLPKSERPDINVVNSTTDTIVLDIYNQNERDTTLYLNVIDNGEIIQQYERDALGESTERFVIGDLASGTEYRLEVSALEIESVRSEEHIIIEETLPTFGSRVRNTFNASLDSMITLGKGLILVATALLPYAVIGGVVFIPLYIFVIKPHRIKTKAIREDIRQKVKDQREQHKNNQK, encoded by the coding sequence ATCAAAAAAACCAGTGAAGATATTACAAATGCTTATTCAACATTTGAAGCTAGAAAAGAAGCGTTAGAAACACAACATGATCGTTTAGTCGCACTCATGGCACAAGCGACAGACTTAGATGATATTTTAACACTAGAAGCACAGCTAGTTGATATTGAAGCTGAGTTGAATGATATTGGCCAAACCTTAGCAACATATGATTCCCTTGTAGATTACTCAACGATCAACTTAAGTATTGATTATATTTATAACTTAGCGTCTTTATTACCAAAATCTGAGCGACCAGACATCAATGTAGTTAATTCAACGACAGATACTATCGTTCTAGATATTTATAATCAAAATGAACGAGATACAACACTTTATTTAAATGTCATTGATAACGGTGAAATCATTCAACAATATGAACGCGATGCGTTAGGTGAAAGTACAGAACGTTTTGTTATTGGTGATTTGGCCAGTGGGACTGAGTACCGTTTAGAAGTGAGTGCGTTAGAAATAGAGAGTGTTAGGTCAGAAGAACACATTATTATTGAAGAAACATTACCAACATTTGGATCCCGTGTTCGTAATACATTTAATGCCTCATTAGACAGTATGATTACCCTAGGAAAGGGATTAATCTTAGTCGCAACCGCGCTGTTACCTTATGCAGTTATTGGCGGAGTTGTCTTTATCCCTCTCTATATATTTGTGATTAAACCCCATCGTATAAAAACAAAAGCCATACGAGAAGACATAAGACAAAAAGTTAAAGACCAGCGCGAACAACATAAAAATAACCAAAAATAG
- a CDS encoding DUF4349 domain-containing protein, with protein MMKRFLTIIFIFITALTLSSCSSADEANYLPDDYYNADDEGAQETPDYDQGDVDLSNGGEILQADTPTLPNRKIIYEADISLLTEDLMTSYETVTSTLTDYTAYIEAENITDKQVDVVIRVLSIEFDDLVNDLKTSGELLSYQKNQ; from the coding sequence ATGATGAAACGATTTCTAACTATTATATTTATCTTCATAACGGCATTAACTTTAAGTTCCTGTTCAAGTGCTGATGAAGCTAATTATCTTCCGGATGATTATTATAATGCTGATGATGAAGGAGCTCAAGAAACACCAGACTATGATCAAGGAGATGTTGATTTATCTAATGGCGGCGAAATCTTACAGGCCGATACGCCTACTCTACCAAATCGGAAAATAATTTATGAAGCAGACATAAGTCTTTTAACAGAAGATTTAATGACGAGTTATGAGACTGTAACTTCAACATTGACAGACTACACCGCATATATTGAAGCGGAAAATATCACAGACAAACAAGTCGATGTTGTAATCCGCGTATTATCAATTGAGTTCGATGACTTAGTAAATGATTTGAAAACAAGTGGTGAGCTATTAAGTTATCAAAAAAACCAGTGA
- a CDS encoding glycine C-acetyltransferase, with translation MKNHELTYLKEKIQELKDEGVYRELPINYGPCDNVINLNGEKVVNLSSNNYLGLANHPRVKQAAIDAVNAYGAGAGAVRTIVGNYDLIGELEKKLAAFKHEEAVMCFQSGLNCNIGVIQAIVNKGDLIISDELNHASIIDGVRLSRADKAIYKHSDMADLERILKEKRDDYNHVLIITDGVFSMDGDLAKLPEIVALAEKYDALTYVDDAHGSGVLGENGRGTVDHFDLHGRVDFIIGTLSKAIGVVGGYVASKKETKTWLSHRARPLLFSTALPPAATAAALESVSMLMESDEFTTKLWDNARYFKDKLSTLGFDTGHSETPITPVIIGDEAKTMAFSKALLDAGVYVSGIVFPTVPKGTGRLRCMISAAHTVANLDFAVKQFEKVGKELGII, from the coding sequence ATGAAAAATCATGAATTAACATACTTAAAAGAAAAAATCCAAGAGCTAAAAGATGAGGGTGTTTATCGAGAACTGCCCATCAATTATGGACCATGTGATAACGTTATTAATTTAAATGGTGAAAAAGTTGTCAATCTATCGAGTAATAATTATCTTGGATTAGCGAATCATCCACGCGTAAAACAAGCGGCAATTGATGCGGTAAATGCTTATGGCGCAGGTGCGGGGGCTGTCCGTACCATTGTGGGAAACTATGATTTAATTGGTGAATTAGAGAAAAAGTTAGCAGCGTTTAAACACGAAGAAGCAGTAATGTGTTTTCAATCTGGATTAAACTGTAATATTGGTGTTATCCAAGCGATTGTTAACAAAGGTGACTTAATCATTAGTGACGAGCTTAACCATGCGTCTATTATTGATGGTGTTAGATTATCTCGAGCTGATAAAGCGATTTATAAACATAGTGATATGGCTGACTTAGAACGCATCTTAAAAGAAAAACGTGATGATTATAATCATGTATTAATAATTACAGACGGTGTCTTTTCAATGGATGGCGACTTAGCAAAATTACCTGAGATAGTCGCATTGGCTGAAAAATATGATGCATTAACTTATGTTGATGATGCACATGGGAGTGGTGTTTTAGGTGAAAATGGTCGGGGAACTGTAGATCATTTTGACTTACATGGACGTGTTGACTTTATTATTGGTACCTTATCAAAAGCGATTGGGGTCGTTGGTGGTTATGTAGCAAGTAAGAAAGAGACGAAAACATGGTTAAGCCATCGGGCAAGACCGCTATTGTTTTCAACAGCGTTACCTCCTGCCGCAACCGCAGCTGCACTAGAAAGTGTCTCAATGCTTATGGAAAGTGATGAATTTACTACAAAATTATGGGATAACGCACGCTACTTCAAAGATAAATTATCAACACTTGGGTTTGATACTGGTCATAGTGAAACACCTATCACACCTGTTATCATCGGTGATGAAGCTAAGACTATGGCATTTAGTAAAGCGTTATTAGATGCTGGTGTTTATGTATCAGGCATAGTCTTTCCAACAGTTCCTAAAGGAACAGGGCGGCTACGTTGTATGATCAGTGCGGCACATACAGTAGCCAACTTAGATTTTGCAGTTAAACAATTTGAAAAAGTTGGAAAAGAACTAGGAATAATATAA
- the tdh gene encoding L-threonine 3-dehydrogenase, whose amino-acid sequence MTDIKKEMTCVVKETPETGLTITKKPVPSDLKPDEVLIKVHYASICGTDYHIYDYDDWAKKRLQLPFTAGHEFSGEIVKVGHDVTRVQVGDIVSAETHIICGQCEFCQNGDGHICENTQIIGVDTDGAFAEYVRIPAMNCFVNSKDANPLHLSVQEPLGNAVHTMTHFPIEGKDVVVVGCGPIGLMGVNVAKALKARKIIAIEVNNYRLNLAKEVGADVIINPLEEDVIERVLEETGGHGADVIGEFSGNKSAIEQAFKYLKPGGGLSLLGIPSKDIDVDVATDIVFKGIQIYGVVGRKIYETWYQVKELIDQDKLDLDKIITHTMNLEDIHKAMDIMGSGNSGKIVLKVGNH is encoded by the coding sequence ATGACAGATATAAAAAAGGAAATGACCTGTGTTGTCAAAGAAACCCCTGAAACAGGATTAACGATTACAAAAAAACCGGTACCAAGTGACTTGAAACCTGATGAGGTATTAATTAAAGTTCACTATGCAAGTATCTGTGGTACAGATTATCATATATATGATTATGACGATTGGGCTAAAAAAAGACTACAATTACCATTTACAGCCGGACATGAGTTCTCTGGTGAAATTGTGAAAGTTGGGCATGATGTAACGCGTGTTCAAGTGGGTGATATCGTTAGTGCAGAAACGCATATCATTTGTGGGCAGTGTGAGTTTTGTCAAAACGGTGACGGCCATATTTGTGAAAATACACAAATTATCGGTGTTGACACAGATGGCGCATTTGCAGAATATGTTCGTATCCCAGCAATGAACTGTTTTGTGAATAGTAAAGATGCTAATCCATTACACTTAAGTGTTCAAGAACCTTTAGGGAATGCGGTACATACAATGACGCATTTTCCGATTGAAGGCAAAGACGTTGTCGTCGTTGGATGTGGTCCAATTGGACTTATGGGAGTCAATGTAGCTAAAGCATTAAAGGCACGTAAAATTATTGCGATTGAAGTCAATAATTATCGTCTTAATCTCGCAAAAGAAGTTGGCGCAGATGTGATTATTAATCCGCTAGAAGAAGATGTTATCGAACGTGTATTAGAAGAAACGGGTGGTCATGGCGCAGATGTGATTGGAGAATTTAGCGGTAATAAATCAGCCATTGAACAAGCCTTTAAATACCTTAAACCAGGCGGAGGACTAAGTCTTTTAGGAATCCCATCAAAAGATATTGATGTTGATGTTGCGACAGATATTGTCTTTAAAGGTATTCAAATTTATGGGGTTGTAGGACGCAAAATTTATGAGACATGGTATCAAGTTAAAGAATTAATCGATCAAGACAAACTTGATTTAGATAAAATTATTACGCACACAATGAACCTAGAAGATATCCATAAAGCAATGGATATTATGGGAAGTGGTAATAGTGGAAAAATTGTATTGAAAGTAGGTAATCATTAA
- a CDS encoding response regulator yields the protein MKMNILIVEDDPMVAHIHKHYLDELKNFEIIKIIDNGLDAFEFIKLNEDKIDLVILDVHMPKLSGLEMLKLLREEGCNVSVIPITAINDNKTISEFLNLGIVDYLVKPFTQERFNQAVLKCELKYKMFESNNELSQKQLDQMLNITTNSELPKGLQEKTLSHIVQSLKAFKNQVVDVETISDATNLSKVSLRKYLDYLAENSAIEKRIDYGTVGRPKYKYLVK from the coding sequence ATGAAAATGAATATCTTAATTGTTGAAGATGATCCAATGGTGGCTCATATTCATAAACATTATTTAGATGAACTCAAAAACTTTGAGATCATTAAAATTATTGATAATGGGCTTGATGCCTTTGAGTTTATTAAACTCAATGAAGATAAGATTGATCTCGTGATATTAGATGTGCACATGCCGAAACTTAGTGGTTTAGAAATGCTTAAATTGTTACGAGAAGAAGGCTGTAATGTCTCTGTCATTCCTATTACTGCGATTAATGATAATAAGACAATTAGTGAGTTCTTAAATCTTGGAATTGTTGATTATCTTGTTAAACCATTTACACAAGAACGATTTAATCAAGCTGTTTTAAAATGTGAACTTAAATACAAAATGTTTGAGTCTAATAATGAGTTATCTCAAAAGCAACTCGATCAGATGTTAAACATTACGACCAATTCTGAATTGCCAAAAGGACTGCAAGAAAAGACCTTGAGCCATATTGTGCAATCACTAAAAGCGTTTAAAAATCAAGTCGTTGATGTTGAAACCATTAGTGATGCGACGAATCTCAGTAAAGTTTCGTTACGGAAATATCTCGATTATTTAGCTGAAAACAGTGCCATTGAAAAACGGATTGATTACGGCACAGTAGGTCGTCCTAAATATAAATATCTTGTCAAATAA